One window of Candidatus Paceibacterota bacterium genomic DNA carries:
- a CDS encoding carbon storage regulator, translating to MLVLTRKVGEVIVVGDDVNIEVLEIIGDKVRIQISGHISKEMKLGIDEVYSIDCFQIMLVDIRGDEKVRLGITAPITVAIHRLEVYMRIKRENKGKKLPPDPIDPPPTCLCA from the coding sequence ATGCTAGTGCTCACACGCAAGGTCGGTGAGGTGATTGTGGTTGGTGATGATGTCAACATAGAAGTTTTGGAGATTATAGGCGACAAGGTTCGCATACAAATCTCAGGACACATCTCGAAAGAGATGAAGTTGGGAATCGATGAGGTCTACTCCATCGATTGTTTCCAGATAATGCTTGTTGACATTCGTGGTGACGAAAAAGTTCGGTTAGGCATCACTGCCCCGATAACCGTTGCCATCCATCGTCTTGAGGTGTACATGCGGATAAAACGAGAGAATAAGGGTAAGAAATTACCACCTGATCCAATAGATCCGCCCCCAACATGTTTGTGTGCGTAA